Proteins encoded in a region of the Halosimplex halophilum genome:
- a CDS encoding DUF7577 domain-containing protein gives MVSFVTVIMFATLAALGLGLVAFLGSLLVGGVGSLLPQKEATMPSHYASLVNTTPSKYPGYCPECGTNNDPDYTVCRNCSSKLPESRYEREERTTNAYFDEQ, from the coding sequence ATGGTCAGTTTCGTGACCGTCATCATGTTCGCCACGCTGGCGGCGCTGGGTCTGGGACTGGTCGCGTTCCTGGGGTCGCTGCTGGTCGGGGGCGTCGGGTCGCTGTTGCCCCAGAAGGAGGCGACGATGCCCTCCCACTACGCCAGTCTGGTCAACACGACGCCGTCGAAGTACCCGGGGTACTGCCCCGAGTGCGGGACGAACAACGACCCGGACTACACCGTCTGCCGGAACTGCTCGTCGAAGCTCCCCGAGTCGCGCTACGAGCGCGAGGAGCGGACGACGAACGCTTACTTCGACGAGCAGTAG